The following coding sequences are from one Ornithorhynchus anatinus isolate Pmale09 chromosome 18, mOrnAna1.pri.v4, whole genome shotgun sequence window:
- the MAOA gene encoding amine oxidase [flavin-containing] A isoform X2, whose product MDHMGKEIPPEAPWDAPHAEEWDKMTMKELIDQICWTKTARQFATLFVNINVTSEPHEVSALWFLWYVKQCGGTTRIFSITNGGQERKFVGGSGLVSERIMERLGDLVKLGRPVVGIDQSGDNVIVETLNHEIFEGRYVISAVPPSLTAKIHFSPELPPQRNQLIHRLPMGAIIKCMMYYKEAFWRKMNYCGCMIIEDEDAPISISLDDTKPDDSVPAIMGFILTRKAHRLASLTKEERRRKICELYARVLGSDKALHPVHYEEKNWCEEQYSGGCYTAYFPPGIMTQYGRIIRQPVDKIYFAGTETATQWSGYMEGAVQAGERAAREVLHAMGKITKSEIWKTEPESQDVVARPITTTFWERNLPSVPGLLKLIGLSASAAAVGLVVFRSRLLQQN is encoded by the exons ATGGATCACATGGGAAAGGAG ATTCCACCAGAAGCCCCATGGGATGCACCTCATGCTGAAGAATGGGACAAAATGACAATGAAGGAGCTTATTGACCAAATCTGCTGGACAAA GACCGCGAGGCAATTTGCTACTCTCTTTGTGAATATCAACGTGACCTCCGAGCCCCACGAAGTGTCCGCTCTCTGGTTCCTGTGGTACGTAAAGCAATGTGGAGGCACCACCCGGATATTTTCAATAACCAATGGAGGGCAG GAGAGAAAGTTTGTTGGAGGCTCTGGCCTGGTGAGCGAAAGGATAATGGAACGCCTCGGAGACCTAGTGAAGCTGGGGAGGCCCGTAGTCGGCATTGATCAATCAGGTGATAATGTCATCGTGGAGACGCTAAACCATGAGATCTTTGAG GGGAGATATGTCATCAGTGCCGTCCCTCCAAGTTTGACTGCCAAGATCCATTTCAGTCCAGAGCTGCCACCACAGAGAAACCAGTTAATCCATCGTCTTCCAATGGGAGCGATCATTAAGTGTATGATGTACTACAAGGAGGCTTTTTGGAGGAAGATGA ATTACTGTGGCTGCATGATCATTGAAGATGAAGATGCTCCAATTTCAATATCCTTAGATGACACCAAGCCAGATGATTCCGTGCCTGCCATTATGGG ATTTATCCTTACCAGGAAGGCACATCGACTTGCTAGCCTTACTAAGGAAGAGAG GAGGAGGAAAATCTGTGAGCTGTATGCAAGAGTGTTGGGATCAGATAAAGCTTTGCAC CCGGTGCATTATGAAGAGAAGAACTGGTGTGAGGAGCAGTACTCTGGAGGCTGCTACACCGCATACTTCCCTCCAGGAATAATGACTCAGTATGGAAG AATCATCCGCCAGCCGGTCGACAAGATCTATTTTGCTGGCACAGAGACCGCCACTCAGTGGAGCGGGTACATGGAGGGCGCAGTGCAGGCTGGAGAGAGAGCAGCaagagag GTTTTGCACGCCATGGGGAAGATAACAAAGAGTGAGATTTGGAAGACGGAGCCAGAATCCCAG GATGTCGTAGCCCGACCAATCACCACCACCTTCTGGGAAAGGAACTTGCCCTCGGTCCCCGGACTTCTGAAGCTCATTGGATTGTCCGCTTCAGCAGCAGCTGTAGGGTTGGTGGTCTTCAGAAGCCGGCTGCTCCAGCAAAACTGA